A genomic stretch from Dissulfurispira thermophila includes:
- a CDS encoding YncE family protein: MKLLKTKSFKVVLILLAIALIAAGYLSFGAKDTSAQEKKIYKGTVYSATRGGHLVFTTITIDSNREMISGSVAGRMPIPNHEQADAIEMSPDQKYIYYPTWDTSTLYVIDITNRTNPKVVTEKKIFDKPTRHCGSHWGPDGKLYFSSMSQGDVHVFDIKNPIDPKLMDRLYKTTYLCGVQVLENGKYVWTSDMKDHKIYVYDAKTGNRIKEIGTGRKEFLHRARLSPDGKLLYQASTGAVAGQPADGRFYIVDTKAMKIKDTVVFGEDYDVHDVATTPDGKYAIAAVRRVPPTEYKDSEYIVVNLQTKKVLGSISMCKSCHASYGVNPEAKSGREVFICGIQIAWEK, from the coding sequence TATTAAAGACTAAAAGTTTTAAGGTTGTATTGATTTTACTCGCAATTGCTCTAATTGCTGCAGGGTATCTTTCATTTGGAGCAAAGGATACATCTGCACAGGAGAAAAAGATTTACAAAGGCACTGTATATTCTGCCACAAGGGGCGGCCATCTGGTATTTACTACTATTACCATTGACTCAAATAGAGAAATGATATCGGGAAGTGTTGCGGGAAGAATGCCTATACCTAATCACGAACAAGCAGATGCTATCGAGATGTCACCAGATCAGAAGTATATTTATTATCCGACATGGGATACGAGCACGCTTTATGTCATTGATATAACAAATAGAACAAATCCAAAAGTAGTAACAGAAAAAAAGATTTTTGACAAACCAACAAGACACTGTGGAAGCCATTGGGGACCTGATGGAAAACTTTATTTCAGTTCAATGTCACAGGGAGATGTGCATGTCTTTGATATAAAAAATCCGATAGATCCTAAACTCATGGACAGGCTTTACAAGACTACATATCTCTGTGGTGTTCAGGTGCTGGAAAATGGCAAGTATGTCTGGACATCGGATATGAAGGACCATAAGATTTATGTTTATGATGCAAAGACAGGCAATAGAATAAAAGAGATAGGGACAGGCAGAAAGGAATTTTTGCACAGGGCAAGATTAAGCCCTGATGGGAAATTGCTTTATCAGGCATCAACAGGAGCGGTGGCAGGTCAGCCTGCTGATGGCAGATTTTATATTGTAGATACAAAGGCAATGAAGATTAAAGACACAGTTGTATTTGGAGAAGATTACGATGTTCATGATGTGGCTACCACTCCTGATGGAAAGTATGCAATTGCAGCAGTAAGACGCGTGCCTCCAACTGAATACAAAGACTCTGAGTATATTGTTGTAAATCTTCAGACCAAGAAGGTACTCGGCAGCATCTCAATGTGTAAATCATGCCATGCATCATATGGTGTTAATCCAGAGGCTAAATCAGGAAGAGAGGTATTTATTTGCGGCATTCAGATTGCATGGGAAAAGTAG
- a CDS encoding ABC transporter permease codes for MNIFYLAFKNIRRKTFRSIALILCVAIVSGLLFAGSISMKGILTSVSLGAKRLGADLMVVPKGYEENIRSTIIAGKPSTLYMSYDVVNKIKNIKGVKQVSPQLFLKSTTYPCCTDVDVMLIAFDPMSDFTIGPWLKQAISRQLRKDEIIIGRSIPVAIGDKMTFYGKQLTVVGDLSETGFDYIDRGVFMTFETARDMIVHSKEKAVEPLKIAEDSISTVLVQLDPSISAERATIYVEYEVPDVKAIASEDVVGTVKRQLLVLLKVLVGAGIVLWAITVVMITVVFSMIVNERQRELGILRSLGAESMSIFSLITLEAIIISVIGGITGIAAGGGILYLLKKPVMTAFKLPYLWPGSEFVIFAAIATILISTITGMVAVFYPAFRCSRMEPYEAIRKGE; via the coding sequence ATGAACATATTTTATCTCGCATTTAAGAATATAAGAAGAAAGACATTCAGAAGTATTGCCCTTATTCTCTGTGTTGCAATTGTTTCCGGGCTGCTTTTTGCTGGCTCTATAAGTATGAAAGGTATTTTGACAAGTGTAAGCCTTGGAGCAAAAAGACTCGGTGCAGATCTTATGGTCGTACCAAAAGGTTATGAGGAAAATATCCGTTCTACTATTATCGCAGGCAAGCCTTCTACACTTTATATGTCGTATGATGTAGTAAATAAAATCAAAAATATTAAAGGCGTAAAACAGGTATCACCGCAGTTGTTTTTGAAGTCAACCACATATCCTTGTTGTACAGATGTTGATGTAATGCTTATAGCATTTGATCCAATGTCTGATTTCACTATAGGGCCATGGCTCAAACAGGCAATCAGCAGACAACTTAGAAAAGATGAGATTATCATCGGCAGATCTATTCCTGTTGCAATAGGTGATAAGATGACATTTTACGGCAAACAACTTACTGTCGTAGGAGATCTTTCTGAGACAGGATTTGATTATATTGATAGAGGGGTCTTTATGACATTTGAGACCGCCCGTGATATGATAGTACATTCAAAAGAAAAGGCAGTAGAACCTTTAAAAATTGCTGAAGACTCTATTTCAACAGTCTTGGTTCAACTCGACCCATCCATATCTGCTGAAAGGGCTACAATCTATGTAGAGTATGAAGTGCCTGATGTCAAGGCAATTGCCTCAGAAGATGTTGTTGGAACTGTAAAAAGACAGTTGCTTGTGCTTTTGAAGGTGCTTGTCGGAGCAGGCATTGTTTTATGGGCAATTACTGTTGTTATGATTACAGTTGTATTTTCGATGATTGTTAATGAGAGGCAGAGAGAACTGGGTATCCTTCGTTCGTTAGGTGCAGAGAGCATGTCGATTTTTTCCTTGATAACACTGGAGGCCATCATAATTTCAGTAATCGGAGGAATCACAGGTATTGCAGCAGGGGGTGGCATCCTTTATTTATTGAAAAAACCTGTCATGACTGCTTTTAAACTTCCTTATTTATGGCCGGGCAGTGAATTTGTTATCTTTGCAGCAATAGCAACGATACTGATTTCAACAATAACAGGAATGGTTGCTGTATTTTATCCTGCCTTTAGATGCAGCCGCATGGAACCATACGAGGCAATAAGAAAAGGCGAATAG